From Mytilus edulis chromosome 8, xbMytEdul2.2, whole genome shotgun sequence, one genomic window encodes:
- the LOC139484550 gene encoding uncharacterized protein → MLLCDSHLYNFVLTEHSYHKRLGYFKKCCTFISERKHLQVKMVTKLLLLVGLISMVTSEEYTWMSNALFGSSLELSCNDSSVMIQTDDTVSWKTPDGKNVTKAYTDSDYKVKGVQGEILLIENLMFANMGIYTCTVSKSSDGMARAYRLRGVNLDGPQFANLNEKYEENITVAFIASLVFAVPLVGLMVLEKCRYEKRNEDKTGQAYIVPTERKTPPQVVVTAYDNPACDNQVDDFSTQL, encoded by the exons ATGCTCCTTTGTGATTCACACctgtataattttgttttgacTGAACACTCCTACCATAAAAGGTTAGGATACTTTAAAAAGTGTTGTACATTTATTTCTGAACGTAAACATCTTCAG GTTAAGATGGTTACAAAACTATTGCTGTTAGTTGGATTAATTTCCATGGTTACCTCTGAGGAATATACATGGATGTCTAATGCCCTATTTGGATCGTCACTTGAGCTTTCTTGTAATGACTCCAGCGTAATGATCCAAACAGACGACACAGTTTCCTGGAAAACCCCGGATGGAAAAAATGTGACTAAGGCATATACTGATTCTGATTATAAGGTCAAAGGAGTACAGGGAGAAATACTTCTCATAGAAAATCTCATGTTTGCCAACATggggatatatacatgtactgtgaGCAAGTCTTCCGATGGCATGGCACGTGCCTATCGGTTACGTGGGGTTAATCTAGATGGTCCACAATTCGCTAacttaaatgaaaaatatgaagaaaacatCACAGTTGCCTTCATTGCTTCGTTAGTGTTTGCTGTGCCATTGGTAGGACTAATGGTTCTCGAGAAATGCCGATATGAAAAACGGAACGAAGACAAAACAGGACAAGCCTATATCGTGCCTACCGAGAGGAAAACTCCACCGCAAGTGGTTGTTACTGCCTACGATAATCCGGCGTGTGATAACCAAGTAGATGATTTTTCAACACAGCTGTAA
- the LOC139484565 gene encoding putative divalent cation/proton antiporter TMEM165, which translates to MKLFTRFLFIFTWTILCVSVVEVLCENQKDIVKDMIKGKNEDKSSEHEKESSDEGSMFHALRKKSGNLGFLHAFLASLSVILVSEIGDKTFFIAAIMAMRHSRTVVFAGAISSLWLMTILSAIMGYATTIIPRWFTYYASSALFAVFGIKMIKEGYEMSPDEGQEEMDEVQADIKKQEEEYEKERLGTQDIETGVIRTPGRKWFHALVGTVFLQSFTLNFLAEWGDRSQIATIVLGARENIAGVIIGGCIGHFICTGIAVLGGRMVAQKISVRTVTLIGGVVFLIFALSAFFVMPE; encoded by the exons ATGAAACTGTTTACACGgtttctgtttatttttacatgGACAATATTATGCGTCTCTGTTGTTGAAGTTTTATGtgaaaatcaaaaagatattgtGAAAGATATGATCAAAGGAAAAAACGAGGACAAATCTAGTGAG catgAGAAAGAAAGCTCTGATGAAGGATCCATGTTCCATGCTTTGCGAAAAAAGAGTGGAAACTTAGGATTTCTCCATGCCTTTTTGGCTTCATTATCTGTAATTCTTGTATCGGAAATTGGTGATAAGACATTTTTCATAGCAGCTATCATGGCTATGAGACATTCCAGAACAGTGGTGTTTGCTGGTGCAATATCCTCATTGTGGCTGATGACAATTTTATCAG ctATAATGGGATATGCTACAACTATTATTCCACGATGGTTTACATATTATGCCTCCTCAGCATTATTTGCTGTGTTTGGTATCAAGATGATAAAGGAAG GTTATGAGATGTCCCCCGATGAAGGCCAAGAAGAAATGGATGAAGTGCAGGCAGACATTAAAAAGCAAGAAGAGGAG TATGAAAAAGAGCGTCTAGGAACCCAGGATATAGAGACTGGAGTGATACGGACACCTGGTCGCAAGTGGTTCCATGCATTAGTGGGAACTGTGTTTTTACAATCATTTACATTAAACTTTTTAGCAGAATGGGGTGATAGATCTCAAATAGCAACAATAGTCTTAGGTGCTCGAGAG AATATAGCTGGTGTAATTATAGGAGGGTGTATAGGCCATTTTATTTGTACTGGAATAGCAGTTTTAGGAGGAAGAATGGTAGCTCAAAAAATATCTGTAAGAACAG TGACTCTGATTGGTGGAGttgtatttttgatatttgcTTTATCAGCATTTTTTGTGATGCCAGAATAA